In Methanocalculus alkaliphilus, the sequence CTGGAAATGATGGGGAAGAGATCGCTGGGGATGGCTGATTGTTGATTCGGAGTGATGAAATTCAACGGATCATGGGAGCTGCCTCGCAAAGTGAGCTAATAAAGGTTACATTCATATTTTGGTATGGTCTCGTATGATGAATAAAAAAACAAGTATTATTATTATGGGGTTGCTCCTCGTTGCATTCCTGGGTATTGCCGGGTGTGTCGGTGAGGCAACCACTCCTGACACACCCTCACCCTCTGGTCCGCGTGAAGTGACGATCACTGATGGCTTTGACCGCACAGTGACGGTCGCGGTTCCGGCAACCGAGGTTCTCGCCTCTGGTTCCGGCGCAGTCCGGTACATGGTCTATATGCAGGGTCAGGATACCCTTGTCGGTGTTGACGATAGGGAGAAGAGCTTTATGAATCCGGAAGGCCGCCCCTATGCCCTCGTTCATCTGAATCAGATGAAAGATCTTCCGCTCTTTGGACAGAACCGAGGGAGGGATGATCCCGAGAAGGTCATTGCGATCAACCCCCAGGTGATCTTCAAGACTGGTGCAACCGGACAGGGTTCGGCAACCAATGTCGGGGATGTGAGTGCGCTTCAGGAGAAGACCGGCATCCCGGTGATCGGATACCCATATGGATCGCTTCGGACTGCTGACGAGAAGGATGAGATGTACACATATCTCAGGACGATCGGCCTTGTCATCGGAAAGGAGGATCGGGCAGAAGAGGTGATCGACTACATCGAGGCAACGATGGCTGATCTTGAGCGCCGAACACATGACATCCCTGAGAACGAGCAGAAGCGTGTCTATATCGGTGGTGTCAGTATGTCAGGCGCTCATGGCATCATCTCGACCGAGCCGGCGTACCCGCCGTTCCTCTGGGTGCATGCGAATAATGTCGCATCAGGTATAGGAACAGCGCATGTCGATGTTGCAAAGGAGGCGATTGTTGACTGGGACGCAG encodes:
- a CDS encoding iron ABC transporter substrate-binding protein, with amino-acid sequence MGLLLVAFLGIAGCVGEATTPDTPSPSGPREVTITDGFDRTVTVAVPATEVLASGSGAVRYMVYMQGQDTLVGVDDREKSFMNPEGRPYALVHLNQMKDLPLFGQNRGRDDPEKVIAINPQVIFKTGATGQGSATNVGDVSALQEKTGIPVIGYPYGSLRTADEKDEMYTYLRTIGLVIGKEDRAEEVIDYIEATMADLERRTHDIPENEQKRVYIGGVSMSGAHGIISTEPAYPPFLWVHANNVASGIGTAHVDVAKEAIVDWDAEYLFIDLGTLGMENDGALGQVKTDPALKGLSAVKSGKVYGLLPYNSYNTNYEVVLANAYYVGTVLYPDRFADVDPVKKADELFTFFVGEPVFEEYNAGYRGLGFTQIPV